The Radiobacillus deserti genomic interval TGCGGCCAGCGGAACGGCGCTCAGCACGAGCAGTGCAGTAATGAGCCTCTTTGATGAAACTGCTTTTGCCGGTGCTTTAGTTTTCTGAGGCTTAGGTTTACCTATATCACTCTGCTGAGGCACATCAGGGGCTTGATCTTCATCGTAGACATCCGTTTTCATAATTATGCTCCTTGAACTGATTTACGATGCGCTGTATGCGTTTCATGGCGCGCTCCGAAGATACAGGGGCCGGGTAAGGGTTACAAGGCTTTCTCTCGCCGTTCAGACCAGAGCGCATATCCCCACCAAGCCAACCTGCCTCTTTCACTTGCCTGGCATAGATCCCAGCAATGCTGATCAGGCCGTAGAAAGACATGGCGATGGTCAAGTAATGGATAATTGCCCATGCGCATGTAGTTACTGACGAAAGATTTTTAGGTGGATGGATCGGCTGAATGACTATGAAAAGGATCCCTGCCACCATAGTTGCTAAACCTGCCCAATGGATGAGATTCGAGGCTGTTATCTTCATTTTGCTCTCCAATCTGGCTTCAGAGAAAAAGTTGCGGTACCAACCACTGTAGAGACAAGAATTGATTGCATTTTTATCGCCCTCTTTTTATAAAAGGTAAAGCAAAAACAATCATAGTTCTTACTGCCTTGTGTTATCCCCATAAAAGAATACCCCTTCCAAAGGTAAGTTAAAGGCGTTAGCAATACGAAAAGCCAGTTCTAGAGATGGGGAGTAGTTTCCCTTTTCTAGAGCCACGATAGTTTGTCTTGTTACGCCTACCTTGTCAGCCAATTGCTGCTGGGTCATTTCATCATGATTGAAGCGTAATTTTCTGATATGATTGCCAACAAGATTTTTGCCCATATTATACTCCTTTCCGATAGTGATAAAGTTTCGTGACGGAACCGGTCACATCTGAGATAAATCCGGAGATGATCAGGATCACGAACATCACCTGTAACGGCTGTTCAATCACCAGCGATCCCATTGCAAGAAGAAAACCAAGAACAAACACAAAGAAAGAATTTCGGAATGATCTCAGTTCAATGATTTTATCCATTTCATCTGCAAAGGATGGTTCCTTTTCTCCCGTCGTTATTCGGAAGACGATGTTGAAAGCAATGCTGTTCACGATATGCGCAACAATGGAAACCAACGTCAAGATGAGAACGAAGGAACCCCAAAAACGAAAAGTTTCCGTCGACTCCTGCACACCATCGGGATACTGCGGATACATATATGCACAATAAGCTCCAAAAATAATGATTGTGCTGATCAGTGATACAATGCTCTTCTTTTCTTGATAGATCATAGTTTACACCTCCTGTATATCCCATTTTACATAAAGTAAATTACTATATACATAATGTAAAATAAACTATACAAAAAGTCAAGTTAAGCTTACTCTAAGTAGGCCGGACGCAGCCTAATAGGCTAATCTGCCGGCCTTCATAGGGACGCAACTGGTCAGGGGTTAAATAGCTTTCTTGCTTGCACTATCCTCAAATCTTTTAGTGCTTTTTCCATTTTTGATATTTTACACACTTAAACGTATAAAATCTAAAGCCACTAACCTGCCCTTTAACACGATGAGGGCTGAATCCTTGTTCAATATTCTAAGAAATATTTAATTATCA includes:
- a CDS encoding helix-turn-helix transcriptional regulator, which produces MGKNLVGNHIRKLRFNHDEMTQQQLADKVGVTRQTIVALEKGNYSPSLELAFRIANAFNLPLEGVFFYGDNTRQ